One window of the Delphinus delphis chromosome 20, mDelDel1.2, whole genome shotgun sequence genome contains the following:
- the LOC132417245 gene encoding tigger transposable element-derived protein 1, with protein sequence MTPERSAAVLPSVPKRKKAVMCLMEKIRVLDKLRSGMSCSAVGREFNVNESTIRYIKKKEKEIRRSVREAAPESAKVTSIVREEAMEKMEKRLNLWIHEMTTDKKGVVDSIVVRLKAKEIYGHVTQGQKNVKPFSASAGWLARFKRRYGVSNVKLAGEASSADQEAAEEFKKYLLSVIQEKGYVEEQVFNADETGLFYKDVGKRTYITQMASKAPSFKSFQDYATLLLCANAKGDFKCKPLMVYRAPSSQALKGKSVNHMPVHWRWNKKAWMTSDWFHSCFIPEVEYYLQGRNLAFKILLILDNAPVHCCEELKNAHPNVEVLFMPPNTTSLIQPLDQGIIKAFKAHYTRELYSKAFEALKANKETTMMDYWKSVTIRNVIDYVGTAWDNIKQATINNCWKNVWPDCVENFEGFEGVTESIKNSVKNIMHIAWQISGEGFDDMREEDVEEILAEKAVEPTNEDLDEMAKQGVGVSDDEDGDESQPKSPGIVPLTAAKISEWNSALETIFSDMEECDPMLDRSLKFKRLASCAFAPYAEMLKDLRQKARQTGLTQFLEPVWEGKLPTPSTSGESQTSEVELMDVNLPPSSSSAE encoded by the coding sequence ATGACCCCTGAGCGTAGTGCTGCGGTGCTGCCTAGTGTTCCTAAgcgcaagaaggctgtgatgtgccttatggagaaaatacgtgtgttagataagcttcgtTCAGGCATGAGTTGTAGTGCTGTTGGCCGTGAGTTCAACGTTAATGAGTCAACAATCCGGTacatcaagaaaaaggaaaaggaaattcgCCGATCTGTACGTGAGGCTGCTCCGGAAAGTGCTAAAGTGACATCTATAGTGCGTGAGGAAGCTATGGAAAAGATGGAAAAGCGGCTCAATTTGTGGATTCATGAGATGACAACCGATAAAAAAGGTGTGGTGGACAGCATTGTTGTGAGGCTGAAAGCCAAAGAAATTTACGGTCACGTTACCCAGGGTCAGAAAAACGTGAAACCCTTCTCGGCTAGCGCTGGCTGGCTTGCACGTTTCAAAAGGCGATATGGTGTGAGTAATGTTAAGCTTGCAGGTGAGGCAAGTTCTGCAGATCAGGAGGCTGcggaagaatttaaaaaatacctgctAAGTGTTATTCAGGAAAAGGGGTACGTGGAAGAGCAGGTTTTCAACGCTGATGAGACTGGCCTATTTTACAAAGACGTTGGCAAAAGAACCTATATAACGCAAATGGCCTCCAAAGCCCCTAGCTTTAAATCATTCCAGGATTATGCAACCCTGCTTTTGTGCGCCAATGCCAAGGGCGACTTTAAGTGCAAACCCCTAATGGTGTACAGAGCTCCAAGTTCACAAGCACTTAAAGGGAAAAGCGTGAATCATATGCCGGTCCATTGGAGGTGGAACAAAAAAGCATGGATGACTTCTGATTGGTTCCACAGCTGCTTCATACCAGAAGTTGAATACTATCTCCAGGGCAGAAACCTTGCCTTCAAGATTTTGTTAATTTTGGATAATGCCCCAGTCCATTGCTGTGAAGAACTCAAAAATGCCCACCCCAACGTAGAAGTTCTTTTCATGCCCCCAAATACTACGTCTCTCATCCAACCCCTGGATCAGGGCATAATAAAAGCCTTCAAGGCGCACTATACTAGGGAGCTTTATAGCAAGGCTTTTGAGGCTCTCAAAGCCAACAAGGAAACTACCATGATGGACTATTGGAAGTCAGTCACTATACGCAACGTTATTGATTATGTTGGCACAgcatgggacaacatcaagcaggCTACTATCAATAATTGTTGGAAAAATGTTTGGCCGGACTGCGTAGAAAATTTTGAAGGCTTTGAAGGTGTTACAGAAAGTATAAAGAACAGTGTCAAAAACATAATGCATATCGCATGGCAAATAAGTGGAGAAGGCTTTGATGACATGAGAGAAGAAGACGTGGAGGAAATTTTGGCAGAGAAGGCAGTAGAACCCACCAACGAAGACTTGGACGAGATGGCAAAACAAGGCGTTGGAGTCAGTGATGATGAAGATGGTGATGAAAGTCAGCCTAAGAGTCCAGGAATTGTTCCTCTTACAGCGGCCAAAATATCAGAATGGAACTCTGCCTTGGAAACAATTTTCAGTGACATGGAAGAGTGTGACCCTATGCTTGATCGCAGCCTCAAATTTAAGCGCTTAGCCTCCTGTGCATTTGCCCCCTATGCCGAGATGCTTAAAGATTTGAGGCAAAAAGCCAGGCAGACGGGGTTGACCCAATTTTTGGAGCCAGTTTGGGAGGGAAAATTGCCGACTCCATCAACAAGTGGTGAGAGCCAGACCTCTGAGGTTGAACTGATGGATGTCAACCTGccaccctcttcctcttctgcagAATGA